In Daphnia magna isolate NIES linkage group LG5, ASM2063170v1.1, whole genome shotgun sequence, a single genomic region encodes these proteins:
- the LOC116935310 gene encoding sodium-independent sulfate anion transporter, whose amino-acid sequence MTANDESVSSSSASEKSFQTDSDDEANQAEIPSSSVTVVRLKQGHGGDDSLPPPWWKKRRERIFRKKTLYMRFPILKWLPKYSAQDFVADLVAGITVGVTVIPQGLAYATVAGLPPEYGLYASYVGCFVYLLFGSTPVVTIGPTALMSLVTYDSGAALLGPEAAILLAFLTGCIVLLFGLLNFGFLIDFIADPVVAGFTSAAAFTIATTQIEALLGLKFDEEGFLNTWIAVFEHIEETKKWDAVLGLSSIAILLLLRILDQVKLGKEGERKRWQNWVNSTCWLISVSRNAIVIIAASILAYALTEPGQKNFPFTLTGDIPSGFPPFRAPPFSFEADGKTYSFLDICKNLGSSLYISPLVAVIESIAIAKSLSKGSRIDVSQEMIAIGTSNILGSFASSYPVTGAFSRTVVNASSGVRTPFGGLYTGALVLLAITVLTPYFFYIPKSCLAAVIISAVIFMVEVSLVKMVWKSKRIDLVPFGVTFVLCVFVGLSQGILIGAAINLGMLLYSTARPRIKIHKVKNPTTEYLLIVPDRSLVFTAMEYFMSSVRKASALYPGIIVVIDMSHVSAADFTTAYGFDNMIKRLQKHGHKLILTRIKPEVFLILSRMGCDFHIHKEGEDMEILLKGISNQDGCMSVNPLPNDDPPVAEQTSLQSISSSVERKSQTDQVTPIARVDINDGTP is encoded by the exons ATGACGGCCAATGATGAAAGCGTTTCTTCGAGTAGTGCCTCAGAAAAGAGTTTTCAGACCGACAGCGACGACGAGGCCAACCAGGCTGAAATACCTTCGAGTTCCGTGACTGTTGTTCGATTGAAACAGGGACATGGCGGAGACGATTCGCTTCCGCCGCCTTGGTGGAAAAAGCGAAGAGAACGAATTTTCCGTAAGAAAACGTTATACATGCGGTTCCCAATACTGAAATGGCTTCCCAAATACTCTGCACAAGACTTCGTAGCTGATCTTGTGGCCGGAATAACTGTTGGAGTAACAGTAATTCCACAAGGATTAGCTTACGCAACCGTGGCCGGACTTCCTCCTGAG TATGGACTTTACGCTTCGTATGTGGGATGCTTTGTTTATCTCCTCTTCGGCAGTACGCCTGTTGTCACTATTGGGCCAACGGCGCTTATGTCACTTGTTACCTACGATTCCGGAGCTGCACTGTTGGGACCTGAAGCAGCTATTCTTCTAGCTTTTCTTACCGGTTGCATTGTTCTTCTCTTCGGCCTCCTCAATTTCG GTTTCTTGATTGACTTTATCGCAGATCCAGTCGTGGCCGGCTTCACGAGCGCCGCCGCCTTCACGATAGCGACAACACAAATTGAAGCTCTTCTCGGCCTCAAATTTGATGAGGAAGGGTTCCTCAATACGTGGATCGCGGTGTTTGAACACATagaagaaaccaaaaaatggGATGCTGTTTTGGGTCTTTCATCCATTGCTATTTTGCTTCTGTTGCGG ATTCTTGATCAAGTCAAATTGGGTaaagaaggagagagaaagcGATGGCAAAACTGGGTCAATTCGACATGTTGGCTGATTTCGGTCTCTCGTAACGCCATCGTCATCATCGCCGCTTCTATTTTGGCCTACGCTTTGACTGAACCTggccaaaaaaattttcctttcaCTCTAACTG GTGATATTCCTAGCGGATTCCCTCCTTTCAGAGCACCACCGTTTTCTTTCGAGGCAGATGGAAAGACATACTCTTTTCTGGACATTTGCAAAAATCTAGGTTCTTCGCTCTACATTTCTCCACTGGTCGCCGTTATTGAATCGATTGCGATTGCCAAATCCTTGT CCAAAGGGAGTCGCATTGATGTCAGTCAAGAGATGATTGCCATCGGGACGAGCAACATTTTAGGTTCGTTTGCCTCATCGTATCCAGTGACAGGCGCATTTTCACGCACTGTCGTCAATGCCTCCAGTGGCGTCCGGACTCCTTTTGGCGGACTCTACACTG GTGCTCTTGTTCTTCTGGCCATTACGGTTTTGACGCCATACTTCTTCTACATTCCAAAAAGCTGTTTGGCAGCTGTCATTATATCCGCTGTTATCTTCATGGTGGAAGTCAGCTTAGTCAAGATGGTTTGGAAATCAAAGA GAATTGATTTAGTGCCTTTTGGAGTTACGTTCGTCTTGTGCGTTTTTGTCGGTCTGTCGCAAGGCATTTTGATTGGCGCGGCCATTAATCTTGGCATGCTCTTATACAGCACGGCCCGCCCACGGATTAAAATCCATAAAGTCAAG AACCCAACGACCGAATATCTTCTTATCGTGCCTGATCGCAGTTTAGTGTTCACCGCCATGGAATATTTCATGTCGAGCGTGCGAAAAGCTTCCGCGCTGTATCCTGGTATTATCGTCGTAATCGACATGAGCCACGTCTCTGCAGCCGATTTTACAACGGCTTAT GGCTTTGACAACATGATCAAGAGGCTGCAGAAACACGGACATAAACTTATTTTGACTCGAATCAAACCAGAAGTTTTCCTCATTTTGTCGCGGATGGGGTGTGATTTCCATATTCACAAGGAAGGAGAAGATATGGAAATCTTGCTCAAGGGAATTTCTAATCAAGATGGATGTATGTCCGTGAACCCATTGCCAAATGATGACCCTCCTGTGGCAGAGCAGACGTCGTTGCAATCAATTTCTTCGAGCGTCGAAAGAAAGAGCCAGACGGACCAAGTGACGCCTATTGCTAGAGTGGATATTAACGACGGAACGCCGTGA
- the LOC123472318 gene encoding putative inorganic phosphate cotransporter isoform X2 has product MSDTSSNADGDEKGSQPPLSHTISIIAVDTKQSTDKAINNDQKTNISEQHPHGNERGDNEGAERPDGFFGSRHVFALMGFLGLAAVYMMRINLSVAIVDMVRTPNTTTFFGRSGSGGSSGNGSEQCENDESGDSENNGEFDWDGETQGLILGAFFWGYMVTQIPGGILAEKYGGKYVLGIGILLTDFFSMLTPLAARHGGSGAVIAMRVLTGLAEGVTFPSANSMISKWVPTFERTTIGAFVLAGTQFGTVIIMPLSGFLCNLEFDNGWPLAFYVPGVIGILWFIGWVFLVYDSPSVHPRISEKEKRYILASTGVLKPISFSETPWSTIMTSIHLWAILVAHLGHSWGLSMLLTELPTYMKTVLHFDLKANGLLSALPYLAMWLFSIAFSVTADAMRKNQILNTTNTRKLFTTIGLLIPGLGLIGASYTGCDRVATLTLLTLSCGFNGAIYSGFLANHIDIASNYAGTMMGVTNCVASICGFLAPYVVNLIVTESGSIDQWQTVFFLSAGIYALTNLFYVIFGTGVEQPWNKLKDTHPLEQKRNDSIDSLTSSEKSGKSD; this is encoded by the exons ATGAGTGACACGTCAAGCAATGCTGACGGAGATGAGAAAGGCAGCCAACCGCCTCTGTCGCACACAATCTCCATCATCGCCGTAGACACCAAACAATCGACAGATAAAGCCATAAACAACGATCAGAAA ACCAACATCAGCGAGCAACATCCTCATGGAAATGAACGTGGAGACAATGAAGGAGCCGAACGTCCAGACG GTTTCTTCGGATCGCGGCATGTTTTCGCTTTGATGGGATTTCTCGGCTTGGCTGCTGTTTACATGATGCGAATCAATTTGTCAGTGGCTATCGTTGACATGGTTAGAACTCCAAACACTACGACGTTCTTCGGCAGGAGCGGTAGCGGAGGCTCCAGCGGAAATGGCAGCGAACAGTGCGAAAATGATGAATCCGGTGACAGTGAA AACAACGGCGAGTTTGATTGGGACGGTGAAACACAAGGCCTGATTTTGGGTGCGTTCTTCTGGGGTTACATGGTGACGCAGATCCCAGGTGGCATTTTAGCCGAGAAGTACGGAGGCAAATACGTGTTGGGCATTGGCATCCTTCTCACCGATTTCTTTTCCATGCTGACTCCATTGGCTGCACGACATGGCGGCTCTGGAGCAGTTATAGCAATGCGTGTACTCACTGGCCTAGCTGAG GGAGTGACGTTTCCATCGGCTAATAGTATGATTTCAAAATGGGTCCCTACATTTGAACGGACGACTATAGGCGCCTTTGTCTTGGCAG GTACTCAATTCGGGACGGTGATCATCATGCCATTGTCTGGGTTCCTGTGTAATCTCGAATTCGATAACGGCTGGCCGTTGGCATTTTATGTCCCTGGCGTAATCGGAATTCTCTGGTTTATTGGCTGGGTTTTCTTGGTCTATGATAGTCCGTCGGTGCATCCTAGAATTTCGGAGAAAGAGAAACGTTACATTCTCGCCTCCACTGGGGTATTGAAGCCAATTTCG TTTTCAGAAACTCCGTGGTCAACAATCATGACTTCCATTCACCTGTGGGCTATTCTAGTTGCCCATTTGGGCCATAGCTGGGGTCTTTCCATGCTACTTACAGAACTGCCGACGTACATGAAGACCGTCCTGCACTTTGACTTGAAAGCG AACGGATTGCTTTCAGCCCTTCCGTATTTAGCAATGTGGCTGTTTTCCATCGCCTTTAGTGTCACTGCTGACGCAAtgagaaaaaatcaaattttaaataCGACCAATACGAGGAAGTTGTTCACTACCATAG GGCTCCTGATACCAGGTTTAGGACTCATTGGCGCGAGTTACACAGGCTGTGACCGAGTTGCCACTCTTACTTTG CTCACCCTGTCATGTGGTTTTAATGGGGCAATTTATTCAGGATTTTTA GCCAATCATATCGACATTGCTTCGAATTACGCCGGTACTATGATGGGCGTTACAAACTGTGTCGCCAGCATTTGCGGATTTCTGGCACCGTATGTTGTCAATCTGATAGTAACGGAATCG GGCTCCATCGATCAATGGCAAACGGTTTTCTTCCTTTCAGCAGGCATCTACGCTTTGACGAATTTGTTTTACGTCATTTTTGGTACTGGTGTAGAGCAGCCGTGGAACAAACTCAAAGACACCCATCCACtggaacaaaagagaaacgattCGATTGACTCCCTCACCAGCTCGGAAAAATCTGGCAAATCGGATTAA
- the LOC123472318 gene encoding putative inorganic phosphate cotransporter isoform X1 — MSDTSSNADGDEKGSQPPLSHTISIIAVDTKQSTDKAINNDQKVGSDSETNISEQHPHGNERGDNEGAERPDGFFGSRHVFALMGFLGLAAVYMMRINLSVAIVDMVRTPNTTTFFGRSGSGGSSGNGSEQCENDESGDSENNGEFDWDGETQGLILGAFFWGYMVTQIPGGILAEKYGGKYVLGIGILLTDFFSMLTPLAARHGGSGAVIAMRVLTGLAEGVTFPSANSMISKWVPTFERTTIGAFVLAGTQFGTVIIMPLSGFLCNLEFDNGWPLAFYVPGVIGILWFIGWVFLVYDSPSVHPRISEKEKRYILASTGVLKPISFSETPWSTIMTSIHLWAILVAHLGHSWGLSMLLTELPTYMKTVLHFDLKANGLLSALPYLAMWLFSIAFSVTADAMRKNQILNTTNTRKLFTTIGLLIPGLGLIGASYTGCDRVATLTLLTLSCGFNGAIYSGFLANHIDIASNYAGTMMGVTNCVASICGFLAPYVVNLIVTESGSIDQWQTVFFLSAGIYALTNLFYVIFGTGVEQPWNKLKDTHPLEQKRNDSIDSLTSSEKSGKSD; from the exons ATGAGTGACACGTCAAGCAATGCTGACGGAGATGAGAAAGGCAGCCAACCGCCTCTGTCGCACACAATCTCCATCATCGCCGTAGACACCAAACAATCGACAGATAAAGCCATAAACAACGATCAGAAAGTAGGTAGTGATTcagag ACCAACATCAGCGAGCAACATCCTCATGGAAATGAACGTGGAGACAATGAAGGAGCCGAACGTCCAGACG GTTTCTTCGGATCGCGGCATGTTTTCGCTTTGATGGGATTTCTCGGCTTGGCTGCTGTTTACATGATGCGAATCAATTTGTCAGTGGCTATCGTTGACATGGTTAGAACTCCAAACACTACGACGTTCTTCGGCAGGAGCGGTAGCGGAGGCTCCAGCGGAAATGGCAGCGAACAGTGCGAAAATGATGAATCCGGTGACAGTGAA AACAACGGCGAGTTTGATTGGGACGGTGAAACACAAGGCCTGATTTTGGGTGCGTTCTTCTGGGGTTACATGGTGACGCAGATCCCAGGTGGCATTTTAGCCGAGAAGTACGGAGGCAAATACGTGTTGGGCATTGGCATCCTTCTCACCGATTTCTTTTCCATGCTGACTCCATTGGCTGCACGACATGGCGGCTCTGGAGCAGTTATAGCAATGCGTGTACTCACTGGCCTAGCTGAG GGAGTGACGTTTCCATCGGCTAATAGTATGATTTCAAAATGGGTCCCTACATTTGAACGGACGACTATAGGCGCCTTTGTCTTGGCAG GTACTCAATTCGGGACGGTGATCATCATGCCATTGTCTGGGTTCCTGTGTAATCTCGAATTCGATAACGGCTGGCCGTTGGCATTTTATGTCCCTGGCGTAATCGGAATTCTCTGGTTTATTGGCTGGGTTTTCTTGGTCTATGATAGTCCGTCGGTGCATCCTAGAATTTCGGAGAAAGAGAAACGTTACATTCTCGCCTCCACTGGGGTATTGAAGCCAATTTCG TTTTCAGAAACTCCGTGGTCAACAATCATGACTTCCATTCACCTGTGGGCTATTCTAGTTGCCCATTTGGGCCATAGCTGGGGTCTTTCCATGCTACTTACAGAACTGCCGACGTACATGAAGACCGTCCTGCACTTTGACTTGAAAGCG AACGGATTGCTTTCAGCCCTTCCGTATTTAGCAATGTGGCTGTTTTCCATCGCCTTTAGTGTCACTGCTGACGCAAtgagaaaaaatcaaattttaaataCGACCAATACGAGGAAGTTGTTCACTACCATAG GGCTCCTGATACCAGGTTTAGGACTCATTGGCGCGAGTTACACAGGCTGTGACCGAGTTGCCACTCTTACTTTG CTCACCCTGTCATGTGGTTTTAATGGGGCAATTTATTCAGGATTTTTA GCCAATCATATCGACATTGCTTCGAATTACGCCGGTACTATGATGGGCGTTACAAACTGTGTCGCCAGCATTTGCGGATTTCTGGCACCGTATGTTGTCAATCTGATAGTAACGGAATCG GGCTCCATCGATCAATGGCAAACGGTTTTCTTCCTTTCAGCAGGCATCTACGCTTTGACGAATTTGTTTTACGTCATTTTTGGTACTGGTGTAGAGCAGCCGTGGAACAAACTCAAAGACACCCATCCACtggaacaaaagagaaacgattCGATTGACTCCCTCACCAGCTCGGAAAAATCTGGCAAATCGGATTAA